The window CAATATATTCCAACTGTTTAGTGCTGTAGATTTTAATGAGAAACAACCTCCATTTGCATTAGACCagagaataataaaaatccttCTCGCCCAAATGAACTAATAGTAGAGtttgaacaagaaaaatgagGCAAACCTCTCAGGCGGTCAGCAACACTGCCATTTGGCATGTAAGGATAAACAAGCAACCTCTCATCAGGTGTCATGCAGAAGCCATACAAACATAAGAGGTTTCTATGTAAAGCCAAGCCAATCATTTCCACTTCAGTTTGAAACTGCACTTCTCCAGTAAAATTTGGATCCTTCAGCCTTTTAACTGCAATGAAAGTTTTATTTGGGAGACATCCTTTGTAAACCACACCATATCCACCTTGCCCTAAGATATTTTTTGGACTAAAGTTGTTTGTAGCAATTTGTAGTTCACGGAAAGAAAATCTCTTCAAATGACCAATATCAAATTCATAATCTTGTTGCACTGCAAAATGCAATTATCACAATTAATCATATTGCTTTGCGTGATTTATTTCATTTGTGAAAATTAGATAAGCACTCAGTTTGGAAGTACCATATGATATGAAGAGTAGACGAGATCTATACCAATGCACCCAACAGACAAGCAGCATGACAGAAATGACAAAAGTGCAGCTGATGCCTATGGCAACAGAGAGCACCCACCGATGATGACTTCTGGCTTGCTCAGATGAAAGTGTCTCTGCAAGTAGGACATCAAGCATTTGTGGTCACATTGTTAAAGTGCATCTCTTTAAAAGAACTATTTAACCAGCTAAAAGTACATTTACCGTTCACTGGATTTGAGATACCCGTGCAATTTTGTGCATGTGAGGAAGTGCAAAGATATCTATTCCCAGCAATACTGCAATAAAAACATGCACACCATCAGATGGATGCGAGCAGAAATGATGGACACCACTGGTAAACATTAATGGGACTAGAAGTTATAAACTCCCATCCAACCATTTCTAcagatattgattttttttcccttccacgAGAGGTTTTCTAACATTTTGATGAAAAGGGAACTGCAGTAGAAACTGAAACCTGCAATCTGCATCTCATTctatttaaaaacaactttacTTGACAATTGCAAGCATTTTGCAAGCTCAACGACATCAGATAACAACTCTTTACAGTTTTTGCAAAGATCCAATTGATTGGATCAATGCTAGCCCAGAATAACCTGAGGTTCCTCAAAGCAAAGTAAATTACACTGGCCAAATATGAGGCATTTAAGAATCaaggagataatttttttttaataatcacaGTTCTAATAAAGATCTCACCTGTAACCTTTTGCTAATATTTTTGGAGTTGGACCACTAAGATTGTTAAATGATAAATCCCTGCCAAGCATATCGAAGTAAAGTTAACATTTACGTACACTATATGAGGTAATATTGTTGACATGTATGGACCACATACAAGAATGAAAGTCCAGTAAGATTGGCCACCAATCTTGGAATCTGCCCAGTTAACTTGTTTTTACTGAGTCGCCTGGAAAAGTTTGCATGTTAAACTTTTACATAACACacaaattatcaaaagaaacattaaaataaaaaaatcaacaggaatTGAAATGCCATGTGTTGAGGTCAAGCAACTTACAAGTAACTTAGATGGGTCAGAAATCCCAAAGAGCTCGGAATACCACCAACGAACTGGTTACCTGAGAGGTCAAGAGTTTGAAGATCTGAGAGCTTTCCGATCTCTTCTGGAATTGGACCAGATAAATGATTGCTCTGCAATAACCTGCAAGCATAGCTCATGAAGATTAGCTAGGTAATGCAAGATACGATATCAAAACTTGAATCTGTTGCGTTTATGTCAAGTAACCGGAACAAAAAAGAACATCATCCTCGACAAAGCATCAGCAAATTCAAAAGAATAGCATGGTTTTACAATACCAAGGCTCATAAGTTATTACAAACAGAAACGGTTTTCAATTTTCCTACGTGGACTTCTTAACTGGAAAATTGAGTTAGTCCAGTTTGTCATAATAATCATAACAGCAACATTTCATTAGCCATGAGACTAGCCAATAATTAGCTTATACtccaagaaaagaacaaaaacaacacatacacatacacacacgcacacgcacACTCACAGAAACAAACAATTAATAGCAGAAGAATTCATGTACAAATCAAGTGAAGAACTCAGAGAAAGAAAGTAACAGCGGCTCACATTGTTCTTAGGTGACTCAAATTCGCGATACTAGGCGAAAGAGTTCCTGATAATCTTGCACTTGCCATTTCCCTAGCAGCAACAATATCCagaataaaagattaaaaaatatgaagattttatTACTATACAAAAAGAAGTTCCTCACTTACAGGGAGAAGACGAAGCCTTCAGGAGAGCAACCGACCATATTCCAAGTGCAAGGATCAACAGAGTTCAAATCCCAACCGTTCATAACACCGGACTCATCTCTCATTTCTTTCTTCACAGCCATCAATGCGGCCACTGAATCCACAAACCAGCCAAGtaagcaaaaagaaagaaacgaaACACAAACCAACAGTAGCAA of the Populus nigra chromosome 7, ddPopNigr1.1, whole genome shotgun sequence genome contains:
- the LOC133699739 gene encoding probable LRR receptor-like serine/threonine-protein kinase At5g45780 isoform X1, translated to MAAILFHIFLAVFWVHFAQATGSLLSPKGVNYEVAALMAVKKEMRDESGVMNGWDLNSVDPCTWNMVGCSPEGFVFSLEMASARLSGTLSPSIANLSHLRTMLLQSNHLSGPIPEEIGKLSDLQTLDLSGNQFVGGIPSSLGFLTHLSYLRLSKNKLTGQIPRLVANLTGLSFLDLSFNNLSGPTPKILAKGYSIAGNRYLCTSSHAQNCTGISNPVNETLSSEQARSHHRWVLSVAIGISCTFVISVMLLVCWVHWYRSRLLFISYVQQDYEFDIGHLKRFSFRELQIATNNFSPKNILGQGGYGVVYKGCLPNKTFIAVKRLKDPNFTGEVQFQTEVEMIGLALHRNLLCLYGFCMTPDERLLVYPYMPNGSVADRLRETCREKPSLDWNRRIHIALGAARGLLYLHEQCNPKIIHRDVKAANILLDEGFEAVVGDFGLAKLLDLRDSHVTTAVRGTVGHIAPEYLSTGQSSDKTDVFGFGILLLELITGQKALDAGNGQVQKGMILDWVRTLHEEKRLEVLVDRDLKGCFDVSELEKAVDLALQCTQSHPNLRPKMSEVLKVLEGIVGQPAIEESQGATSIGEARACNCSRHCSDVHEESSFIIEAMELSGPR
- the LOC133699739 gene encoding probable LRR receptor-like serine/threonine-protein kinase At5g45780 isoform X2, producing the protein MAAILFHIFLAVFWVHFAQATGSLLSPKGVNYEVAALMAVKKEMRDESGVMNGWDLNSVDPCTWNMVGCSPEGFVFSLEMASARLSGTLSPSIANLSHLRTMLLQSNHLSGPIPEEIGKLSDLQTLDLSGNQFVGGIPSSLGFLTHLSYLRLSKNKLTGQIPRLVANLTGLSFLDLSFNNLSGPTPKILAKGYSIAGNRYLCTSSHAQNCTGISNPVNETLSSEQARSHHRWVLSVAIGISCTFVISVMLLVCWVHWYRSRLLFISYVKRLKDPNFTGEVQFQTEVEMIGLALHRNLLCLYGFCMTPDERLLVYPYMPNGSVADRLRETCREKPSLDWNRRIHIALGAARGLLYLHEQCNPKIIHRDVKAANILLDEGFEAVVGDFGLAKLLDLRDSHVTTAVRGTVGHIAPEYLSTGQSSDKTDVFGFGILLLELITGQKALDAGNGQVQKGMILDWVRTLHEEKRLEVLVDRDLKGCFDVSELEKAVDLALQCTQSHPNLRPKMSEVLKVLEGIVGQPAIEESQGATSIGEARACNCSRHCSDVHEESSFIIEAMELSGPR